A genomic window from Lycium barbarum isolate Lr01 chromosome 4, ASM1917538v2, whole genome shotgun sequence includes:
- the LOC132637233 gene encoding uncharacterized mitochondrial protein AtMg00810-like — MVLVYVDDMFDLSIIQETRAALQQVFKMKDLGELKYFLGIEFARNNNGILMHQRKYSLELISELGLLGAKPASISIDTNVRLITKEYDDHQVKINAENEKISTEDQDPLLTDITSYQRLIGQLLYLTVTRPDIAFGVQTPSQYLQPLKKFHMDVALRTVKYIKSQPGQGILICSSPIEKVTAYCDADWAACAHIRKSVSGFLIKLGESLISWKSKKQTTISRSLSEAEYRSMASTVSELTWILSLLKETSKSPCL, encoded by the coding sequence ATGGTGTtagtgtatgttgatgatatgtttGATCTCAGTATAATTCAAGAAACCAGAGCAGCACTTCAACAAGTATTCAAGATGAAGGATCTAGGGGAATTGAAGTATTTCCTTGGAATAGAATTTGCTAGAAACAACAATGGGATACTTATGCATCAAAGAAAATATTCATTGGAGTTGATCTCAGAACTGGGCTTATTAGGAGCTAAACCAGCAAGTATTTCTATAGATACTAATGTAAGGCTTATCACTAAAGAATATGATGATCATCAAGTCAAAATCAATGCAGAAAATGAAAAAATCAGTACAGAAGATCAAGATCCATTACTGACAGACATTACTTCATATCAGAGATTAATAGGCCAACTACTCTATTTGACAGTCACCAGACCAGACATAGCATTTGGGGTTCAAACTCCAAGTCAATATCTTCAACCACTTAAGAAATTTCATATGGATGTAGCTTTAAGGACTGTCAAATATATCAAGTCTCAGCCAGGACAAGGGATACTTATATGTAGTTCACCTATTGAGAAGGTAACTGCCTATTGTGATGCTGATTGGGCAGCTTGTGCACATATAAGAAAATCAGTCTCAGGATTTCTAATCAAGCTTGGTGAATCTCTCATCTCTTGGAAATCAAAGAAGCAGACTACTATCTCCAGAAGTTTATCAGAAGCTGAGTACAGGAGCATGGCATCAACTGTTTCTGAGCTCACTTGGATACTTAGTTTGTTGAAGGAGACATCAAAATCACCTTGCCTGTAA